The Kineosporiaceae bacterium genome contains a region encoding:
- a CDS encoding TerD family protein, whose translation MSISLTKGGSISLAKEVPGLARVAAGLGWESRSTSTADLDASVIVCDANGRCLSEQWFVFYGNLRSPNLAVEHMGDELVGGDGAQDDEEIRVDLGLLPAEAQRLVFVVSIYDADVRRQNFGQVQRAYIRMVDAASNREIFRYDLAEDYSTETSMVFGELYRLNGDWKFRAVGQGYQGGLAAVIKDYGLNAN comes from the coding sequence GTGTCGATCTCCCTTACCAAGGGTGGCAGCATCAGCCTGGCCAAAGAGGTACCTGGGCTTGCCCGGGTCGCTGCCGGTCTGGGCTGGGAGTCCCGCAGCACCTCGACCGCGGACCTGGATGCCTCGGTCATCGTCTGCGACGCCAACGGTCGATGCCTGAGCGAACAGTGGTTTGTCTTCTACGGCAACCTCAGGTCGCCCAACCTGGCTGTCGAGCACATGGGCGACGAACTCGTGGGCGGGGACGGGGCACAGGACGACGAAGAGATCCGGGTCGATCTGGGACTGCTGCCCGCCGAGGCACAGCGCCTCGTATTCGTCGTCTCGATCTACGACGCCGACGTTCGTCGACAGAACTTCGGCCAGGTGCAGCGTGCCTACATTCGTATGGTCGACGCCGCGAGCAACCGTGAGATCTTCCGCTACGACCTCGCCGAGGACTACAGCACCGAGACCTCGATGGTGTTCGGCGAGCTCTACCGACTGAACGGCGACTGGAAGTTCCGCGCCGTCGGGCAGGGCTACCAGGGGGGCCTCGCTGCGGTGATCAAGGACTACGGTCTCAACGCCAACTGA
- a CDS encoding CHAP domain-containing protein, which yields MTNSAVGRSSTARSLLTLLLAGAAVIGVAPGAQASGNGRVIASPCLNFRSAPTGSSGLLGCIPVNTNIVIDCTAGGTTVSGPYGASNLWDHTTYGGRPGYVSDAWVYTGTAAAVAPSCTYAPVPATAGRAVGVKRFFNSGAAGNCTWGAYYQWYQGRGYYPALTGNAKDWAASARRQGWTVVADAQPRSIVVFQPRVYGADAGAGHVGWVTSTQRRADGLYVTFLEMNGTAGLGRWDQRTVKDIAGMSYILAP from the coding sequence ATGACGAACAGTGCAGTAGGTCGCTCGTCGACCGCCCGATCACTGCTCACCCTGCTTCTGGCAGGAGCGGCGGTGATCGGGGTCGCGCCCGGGGCACAGGCCAGCGGCAACGGTCGGGTGATCGCGAGCCCGTGCCTGAACTTCCGGTCCGCTCCCACGGGCAGCAGTGGGCTGCTGGGCTGTATCCCGGTCAACACCAACATCGTGATCGATTGCACCGCAGGGGGAACCACGGTCTCGGGGCCGTACGGAGCGAGCAACCTGTGGGACCACACCACCTATGGCGGCCGTCCGGGTTACGTGAGCGATGCCTGGGTGTACACGGGAACCGCTGCGGCGGTGGCACCGTCCTGTACCTACGCTCCCGTCCCCGCGACGGCGGGACGGGCTGTCGGCGTGAAGCGCTTCTTCAACAGCGGAGCGGCCGGCAACTGCACCTGGGGTGCGTATTACCAGTGGTACCAAGGGCGCGGCTACTACCCGGCCCTCACCGGCAATGCCAAGGATTGGGCCGCATCGGCGCGGCGCCAGGGGTGGACCGTGGTCGCCGATGCGCAACCGCGCTCCATCGTGGTGTTCCAGCCCCGCGTGTACGGCGCTGACGCTGGGGCCGGGCATGTTGGCTGGGTCACCTCCACGCAGCGTCGCGCGGACGGTCTGTACGTGACATTCCTCGAGATGAACGGCACCGCTGGACTGGGCCGTTGGGACCAGCGCACGGTGAAGGACATCGCCGGGATGTCGTACATCTTGGCGCCCTGA
- a CDS encoding cutinase family protein, whose translation MTAPAQALAKDCRQVLLFGARGSGQKANDHRGLGTQVANVLDRVSTALAGRRTTTEKALDYDPNNVAVLAKPLGIGLYQYMANLGFGVDLAYSELTLRKITCPSERIVLAGFSQGAMVMHRVVQRLAAKGQSAILARIDGVILLADGDHIPHDNVNIYGTASAAARGIGIVNRGVSRSSTTPFPSWGRSRVHSVCSARDVVCDHLASVATGLIPGIATHVGAAYLGAHANITQPVGAVVRTLIASSASGSAPAAPKPQPAPATAHSEQSGSLGSPTFLNPTNAAGAGPRVAAMSTVQVSCRVYAPAIASANPDGWWYRIASFPWSNQYYAVANTFWNGDIPGRLPYTHNTDFGVPVC comes from the coding sequence GTGACCGCTCCGGCGCAGGCCTTGGCCAAGGATTGTCGCCAGGTGCTGCTCTTCGGGGCCAGGGGGTCGGGGCAGAAGGCGAACGACCACCGTGGCCTCGGCACCCAGGTGGCCAATGTGCTCGACCGCGTGTCCACCGCTCTCGCCGGTCGTCGAACCACGACCGAGAAGGCCCTGGACTACGACCCCAACAACGTTGCCGTCCTGGCCAAGCCGCTCGGGATCGGCCTCTACCAGTACATGGCGAACCTCGGCTTCGGCGTCGACCTCGCCTACAGTGAACTGACCCTGCGCAAGATCACCTGTCCGTCCGAGCGGATCGTGCTGGCCGGGTTTTCGCAGGGCGCCATGGTGATGCACCGGGTGGTGCAACGACTCGCCGCCAAGGGGCAGAGCGCGATCCTGGCCCGGATCGACGGCGTGATCCTGCTGGCGGACGGCGACCACATCCCGCATGACAATGTCAACATCTATGGCACGGCAAGCGCTGCTGCCCGGGGGATCGGCATCGTCAATCGTGGCGTGTCGAGGTCGAGCACCACACCCTTTCCCTCGTGGGGCAGATCGCGCGTTCACAGTGTGTGTTCCGCGCGAGATGTCGTGTGCGATCACCTGGCATCGGTCGCGACCGGGCTGATCCCCGGCATTGCCACGCACGTGGGCGCCGCCTACCTCGGTGCCCACGCAAACATCACCCAGCCCGTCGGCGCGGTGGTCCGCACGCTGATCGCCTCCTCCGCGAGCGGATCTGCTCCCGCGGCACCGAAGCCGCAGCCGGCCCCCGCCACCGCCCACTCGGAGCAATCGGGCTCGCTGGGGTCGCCCACGTTCCTGAACCCGACAAACGCCGCCGGCGCCGGACCACGCGTCGCTGCGATGTCGACGGTGCAGGTCAGCTGCAGGGTGTATGCCCCGGCCATTGCCAGCGCCAATCCGGACGGCTGGTGGTACCGGATCGCCAGTTTTCCCTGGTCGAACCAGTACTACGCGGTGGCCAACACCTTCTGGAACGGGGATATCCCCGGGCGATTGCCCTACACGCACAACACCGACTTCGGCGTGCCGGTCTGCTGA
- a CDS encoding two pore domain potassium channel family protein, giving the protein MKKASPWVHLVRWAVGLTALSMVVVLGGATAVWYFERDHPEANLREWHDSLWWAVVTVCTVGYGEHFPVTIGGRMIAVLVMMTGIAIIGAVAAMVAFGFGYRFAARLEEAVRHVESQQTSEIEMLQAARDRGPHAAGAGRPAGGAGQRARLGLCRLADLVAGPAGLAPGRGRRRHGLGAGRHSDAPGDQTLDDAGRRPGPAHLRRRPPGPAGTDRPRGAEARIPPHREPGPDEQRADVGAGGRRAGTGGAAHRVRVRGGPGGLLRAGATALDGQASIGLPSERTTEGTGAAWPRVRQDAG; this is encoded by the coding sequence GTGAAGAAGGCGTCCCCATGGGTCCACCTGGTGCGGTGGGCCGTCGGGTTGACGGCCCTGTCGATGGTGGTCGTGCTCGGCGGCGCCACCGCGGTCTGGTACTTCGAACGAGACCATCCCGAGGCCAACCTTCGGGAGTGGCATGACTCTCTGTGGTGGGCGGTCGTCACCGTCTGCACCGTCGGCTACGGGGAACACTTCCCGGTGACCATCGGCGGCCGCATGATCGCCGTCCTGGTGATGATGACCGGGATCGCCATCATCGGTGCCGTCGCCGCGATGGTCGCCTTCGGCTTCGGCTATCGCTTCGCAGCCCGACTCGAAGAGGCAGTGCGGCACGTCGAGAGCCAGCAGACCAGTGAGATCGAGATGCTGCAGGCGGCGCGCGATCGGGGCCCGCACGCCGCGGGAGCCGGCCGGCCTGCAGGAGGTGCTGGTCAGCGTGCCCGACTCGGACTGTGCCGCCTCGCTGACCTGGTTGCTGGCCCGGCTGGGCTGGCACCCGGCCGCGGACGACGCCGGCATGGGCTGGGCGCAGGGCGGCACTCGGATGCGCCTGGCGATCAGACCCTGGACGACGCCGGTCGGCGTCCAGGGCCGGCTCACCTTCGGCGCCGGCCGCCAGGACCGGCTGGCACGGATCGCCCGCGAGGCGCTGAGGCACGGATTCCACCGCATCGAGAACCCGGCCCCGACGAGCAGCGTGCCGACGTTGGAGCTGGCGGCCGCCGTGCCGGAACGGGTGGTGCTGCGCACCGCGTCCGGGTTCGAGGTGGCCCTGGTGGCCTCCTGAGAGCCGGCGCGACTGCCCTCGACGGGCAGGCCTCTATAGGGTTGCCCAGCGAACGGACGACGGAAGGGACCGGGGCGGCATGGCCACGAGTGCGGCAGGACGCCGGGTGA
- a CDS encoding response regulator transcription factor, translating to MVDDHDVVAAGVRLWCQEAEPPIEFVGWSARLGVAWTGPGAAADVVILDLSLNGPAVVDGTPDLAPLRQLVDKDRRVVVFTQHTRDDIAVACIRLGAMAYVTKAEGRDFLVEAVRRAAQDRATTPPSLGGALAVDDDPSRPKLTDREVAALRAWFGSSSKTKAAKQLNVSPRTVCTYVDRARLRYALVGRPAKTKSSLIARALEDGLITLDELRDMEVQAGADDGHRNGDEG from the coding sequence ATGGTCGACGACCACGACGTCGTGGCGGCCGGGGTTCGGTTGTGGTGCCAAGAGGCCGAACCGCCCATCGAGTTCGTCGGATGGTCAGCCCGACTGGGAGTGGCGTGGACCGGCCCCGGGGCGGCGGCCGATGTGGTCATCCTCGACCTCTCCCTGAACGGTCCCGCCGTCGTCGACGGTACCCCCGACCTCGCTCCACTTCGCCAGCTCGTCGACAAGGACCGACGGGTGGTCGTCTTCACTCAGCACACCCGCGACGACATCGCCGTGGCGTGTATTCGGCTCGGAGCCATGGCCTACGTGACCAAGGCCGAAGGACGCGACTTCCTGGTCGAGGCCGTTCGACGCGCCGCCCAGGACAGAGCCACCACGCCACCCTCGCTGGGTGGAGCCCTCGCGGTGGACGACGACCCCTCACGTCCCAAACTCACCGACCGAGAGGTGGCCGCGCTCCGGGCCTGGTTCGGCTCGTCCTCGAAGACCAAGGCAGCCAAGCAACTGAACGTGTCACCGCGCACCGTGTGCACGTACGTCGACCGAGCCCGATTGCGCTATGCCCTGGTGGGGCGCCCGGCCAAGACCAAGAGCTCGCTGATCGCCCGGGCGCTGGAGGACGGTCTGATCACGCTGGACGAACTGCGTGACATGGAGGTCCAGGCCGGCGCCGACGATGGCCACCGCAACGGTGACGAGGGCTGA
- a CDS encoding TerD family protein, with amino-acid sequence MSGILGRLRRIIGPEGEAPAQPPGETLDVPALRHDAELARRLVEMHGDVLPPRASVLAMLLLDRVDLLLADDAGSEARILVSGLVRRHLGARPLSRGSVCPPRPGPVMRDLPSGGNAALTRENPHMTQLVISLAWDAGSDATLSDAIVPLTLLCDGTGRVTSQRSVVFHNQMLDDQLSVRDLEHALGSDQEQVVIDIERVPDEVSRIVFALIIDPSAGRNRHLGQLRGCRIRAVDDSRSAVLAQSVNLVGDLGRNTAAVLGWLYRDRRFWKLKVLGQGYVKGLAALADDFGVTW; translated from the coding sequence ATGAGCGGCATCCTCGGGCGGCTGCGCCGGATCATCGGACCCGAGGGCGAGGCACCGGCTCAGCCTCCCGGCGAGACGTTGGATGTACCCGCGCTGCGCCACGACGCCGAGTTGGCCCGCCGGCTCGTGGAGATGCACGGTGACGTCCTCCCACCGCGGGCCTCGGTGCTGGCCATGCTGCTCCTCGACCGGGTGGACCTGTTGCTCGCGGACGACGCCGGCTCAGAGGCTCGGATCCTTGTCTCCGGTCTGGTTCGCCGCCACCTAGGTGCACGGCCGCTTTCTCGAGGATCGGTATGCCCACCGCGACCTGGACCTGTGATGCGTGACCTGCCCTCGGGCGGCAACGCCGCCCTCACCCGAGAGAACCCCCACATGACGCAGCTGGTGATCTCCCTGGCCTGGGACGCCGGCAGTGACGCCACCTTGTCCGACGCCATCGTCCCGCTCACCCTGCTCTGCGACGGAACGGGAAGGGTGACATCCCAGCGAAGCGTCGTCTTCCACAACCAGATGCTCGACGACCAGCTCTCGGTCCGCGACCTGGAACATGCCCTGGGTTCGGATCAGGAGCAGGTCGTGATCGACATCGAACGGGTGCCGGACGAGGTCTCGCGAATCGTGTTCGCCCTGATCATCGACCCGAGTGCAGGCCGCAACCGCCACCTGGGGCAACTGCGTGGGTGTCGGATCCGCGCAGTTGACGACAGCAGGAGCGCGGTACTGGCCCAATCGGTGAATCTGGTCGGCGACCTCGGCCGCAACACCGCGGCGGTACTCGGCTGGCTCTACCGTGACCGCAGGTTCTGGAAGCTCAAGGTCCTCGGGCAGGGCTACGTCAAAGGACTGGCTGCCCTGGCCGACGACTTCGGTGTCACCTGGTGA
- the ltrA gene encoding group II intron reverse transcriptase/maturase: MPGGASVNIGAPDQVWPSFGQARARVLGIQTKLHQWARSDAHRRFDDLFNLVADPAFLIVAWDRVRGNKGARSAGVDGQTAYYVETERGTTAFLTEVRDALRAGTFRPLPVKERMIPKPGTRQRRRLGIPTVTDRVVQASLKLVLEPIFEADFRPCSHGFRPGRRAHDAVAEVRHFTSNPRNYEWVVEGDITACFDEISHPALMERVRDRIADKRVLALVKAFLKAGILSRDTGLRRTDTGTPQGGILSPLLSNIALSVLDEHFDAQWRGWSRWQREQRRKKGLGTWRFVRYADDFVILVHGDRSHAEALREQAAAVLAPMGLRLSQAKTLITHIDEGLDFLGWRIQRHRRKGDTRRFVYNYPSKKALASITGKVKTICRQDLNLDLAIVLHQLNSVLRGWTTYFRPGVSFQTFRYLRAFIWRQIMHRLRRRHRRITWKELRRRYCDRRWWPRQGEVILFNPTDAGTTRYRYRGAQIPSPWPTAA; this comes from the coding sequence ATGCCAGGAGGGGCATCGGTGAACATCGGTGCGCCGGATCAGGTGTGGCCGTCCTTCGGTCAGGCCCGAGCCCGGGTACTGGGGATCCAGACCAAACTGCACCAGTGGGCGAGGAGTGATGCTCATCGCCGGTTTGATGACCTGTTCAACCTCGTGGCCGATCCCGCGTTCTTGATCGTGGCGTGGGATCGGGTGCGGGGCAACAAAGGAGCCCGGTCGGCGGGCGTGGACGGCCAGACGGCCTACTACGTCGAGACCGAACGGGGCACGACCGCGTTCCTCACCGAGGTGCGGGACGCGTTGCGGGCGGGCACGTTCCGTCCGTTGCCGGTCAAGGAGCGGATGATCCCGAAGCCAGGCACGCGTCAGCGGCGCCGGTTGGGGATCCCGACGGTGACCGACAGGGTCGTGCAGGCTTCCTTGAAGCTGGTGTTGGAGCCGATCTTCGAGGCGGACTTCCGCCCGTGTTCGCACGGGTTCCGCCCTGGCAGGCGTGCGCACGACGCGGTCGCCGAGGTGCGCCACTTCACGTCCAACCCACGCAACTACGAGTGGGTGGTGGAGGGCGACATCACGGCGTGCTTCGACGAGATCTCTCACCCGGCGCTGATGGAGCGGGTGCGGGACCGGATCGCGGACAAGCGGGTGCTGGCGCTGGTCAAGGCATTCCTGAAGGCGGGCATCCTCAGCCGGGACACCGGGCTGCGCCGAACGGACACCGGCACCCCGCAAGGCGGGATCCTCTCCCCGCTGTTGTCCAACATCGCCCTGAGCGTGCTCGATGAGCACTTCGACGCCCAGTGGCGCGGTTGGAGCCGATGGCAACGCGAGCAGCGCCGCAAGAAGGGACTCGGGACGTGGAGGTTCGTCCGGTACGCCGACGACTTCGTGATCCTGGTCCACGGCGATCGTTCGCACGCCGAGGCCCTGCGCGAGCAGGCAGCAGCGGTCTTGGCGCCGATGGGACTGCGCCTGTCGCAGGCCAAGACGTTGATCACGCATATCGACGAGGGACTGGACTTCCTGGGCTGGCGCATCCAACGCCACCGCCGCAAGGGAGACACCCGGCGGTTCGTCTACAACTACCCGTCGAAGAAGGCACTAGCCTCGATCACGGGCAAGGTCAAGACGATCTGTCGGCAGGACCTGAACCTGGACCTGGCCATCGTGCTGCACCAACTGAACTCGGTGCTGCGCGGCTGGACCACCTACTTCCGGCCCGGCGTGTCGTTCCAGACGTTCCGGTATCTGCGCGCCTTCATCTGGCGCCAGATCATGCACCGGCTGCGTCGGCGACACCGTCGGATCACCTGGAAGGAACTACGCCGCCGCTACTGCGACCGGCGCTGGTGGCCCAGACAAGGCGAGGTGATCCTGTTCAACCCCACCGACGCGGGCACCACCCGCTACCGGTACCGGGGTGCGCAGATCCCCTCGCCCTGGCCAACCGCAGCCTGA
- the map gene encoding type I methionyl aminopeptidase, whose product MTAATGARRPPLTPGAISPLRAVPASITRPPYVGKKQADRFVGSEVKDEQTIAAMRQAGRIAAQAMAAAAEHIAPGVTTDELDRIGHEFLLDHGAYPSTLGYPGNGTAPPYPKSLCTSVNEVICHGIPDSTVLADGDIVNIDITAYLVVDGLGVHGDTDATYLVGEVDEESRLLVERTHEAMMRGIKAIAPGRQINVIGKVISSYAKRFGYGVVRDFTGHGIGTAFHSGLVIPHYDAAPLFDTVIEPGMTFTVEPMLTLGTHDWVCWDDGWTIVTRDQRRTAQFEHTILVTDTGAEILTLTLT is encoded by the coding sequence ATGACCGCTGCGACCGGCGCCCGCCGTCCCCCGCTCACGCCGGGGGCGATCAGCCCGCTGCGCGCCGTCCCGGCCTCGATCACCCGGCCCCCGTATGTCGGCAAGAAACAGGCCGACCGTTTTGTCGGCTCGGAGGTCAAGGACGAACAGACCATCGCGGCGATGCGTCAGGCCGGCCGGATCGCGGCCCAGGCCATGGCTGCGGCCGCCGAGCACATCGCGCCGGGGGTGACCACCGACGAACTCGACCGCATCGGTCACGAGTTCCTGCTCGACCACGGCGCCTATCCCTCGACGCTGGGCTACCCCGGCAACGGCACGGCGCCGCCGTACCCGAAGTCGTTGTGCACCAGCGTCAACGAGGTGATCTGCCACGGCATCCCGGATTCGACGGTGCTGGCCGACGGCGACATCGTCAACATCGACATCACGGCCTACCTGGTGGTCGACGGCCTCGGCGTACACGGTGACACCGACGCCACCTACCTGGTCGGCGAGGTCGACGAGGAGTCGCGACTGTTGGTCGAACGCACCCACGAGGCGATGATGCGCGGCATCAAGGCGATCGCGCCGGGGCGGCAGATCAACGTGATCGGCAAGGTGATCTCCTCCTATGCCAAGCGGTTCGGCTACGGCGTGGTGCGCGACTTCACCGGCCACGGCATCGGGACGGCGTTCCATTCCGGCCTGGTGATCCCGCACTACGACGCCGCGCCGTTGTTCGACACGGTGATCGAGCCGGGGATGACCTTCACCGTCGAGCCCATGCTCACCCTGGGCACGCACGACTGGGTCTGCTGGGACGACGGCTGGACCATCGTCACCAGGGACCAGCGCCGGACGGCGCAGTTCGAGCACACCATCCTGGTCACCGACACCGGCGCGGAGATCCTGACCCTGACCCTGACCTGA
- a CDS encoding ROK family protein, translating to MATSAAGRRVTRGVGFGIDIGGSGIKGAPVDLAAGTFREDRLRIPTPQPSTPAAVADTVSTLVSHFADRAGSLPIGVTFPAVIQHGVARTAANVDGAWVDTDVDALLTERLGRPVVVLNDADAAGLAETRYGAAKGVKGVVIVVTLGTGIGSALICDGELVPNTEMGHIEVDGFDAESRAADSARQREELSWVKWAKRLQRYFTAVENLFWPDLIVVGGGVSKKSDKFLPLLNLRTPIVPASLLNDGGIVGAALYAAEHG from the coding sequence ATGGCCACGAGTGCGGCAGGACGCCGGGTGACCCGCGGTGTGGGTTTCGGGATCGACATCGGCGGGTCGGGTATCAAGGGTGCTCCCGTGGACCTGGCCGCCGGTACGTTCCGGGAGGACCGGCTACGGATCCCGACCCCTCAGCCGTCCACCCCGGCCGCGGTGGCGGACACCGTGAGCACGCTCGTGAGCCACTTCGCCGATCGCGCGGGAAGCCTGCCCATCGGCGTCACCTTCCCCGCCGTGATCCAGCACGGTGTGGCCCGCACGGCGGCGAACGTGGACGGGGCCTGGGTCGACACCGACGTCGACGCGCTGCTGACCGAACGCCTCGGCCGGCCGGTCGTCGTCCTGAACGACGCGGACGCCGCCGGGTTGGCGGAGACCCGGTACGGAGCCGCCAAGGGCGTCAAGGGCGTGGTGATCGTGGTCACGCTGGGTACCGGAATCGGCAGCGCTCTGATCTGCGACGGCGAACTGGTGCCGAACACCGAGATGGGCCACATCGAGGTCGACGGCTTCGACGCCGAGTCCCGGGCTGCCGACAGCGCCCGCCAGCGCGAGGAACTGTCGTGGGTGAAATGGGCCAAGCGGCTGCAGCGCTACTTCACCGCGGTCGAGAACCTGTTCTGGCCCGACCTGATCGTGGTCGGCGGCGGGGTGAGCAAGAAGTCGGACAAATTCCTGCCGCTGCTGAACCTGCGGACCCCGATCGTGCCGGCCAGCCTGCTCAACGACGGGGGCATCGTCGGTGCGGCCCTGTACGCCGCCGAGCACGGCTAG
- a CDS encoding cysteine protease StiP family protein: MPTRPGSLLLPDPLVGPAFGSYAASDVRWLLTDLSAVALEAPQRDRERAIQSGRAHYSESLPVEFRPDQDYVVLFRELTTAWAPGVAEAVGILGDRILAHRTSQPVLVSLARAGTPLGILARRWFRIRHGLDVPHLTMSIIRDKGLDPVALRWLAANHRLDDIVFVDGWTGKGAITRQLATSVREANARPGATGSLDPQLAVVADPGRCTALHGTTDDILIPSACLNATVSGLVSRTVHNASLGPGQFHGAKFYRELTHHDQSTFFLDAVTTQLAHVVVGRRAEQLGPAPDWRGWEAVTRIAERRGMTDLNLIKPGIGETTRVLLRRSPHEVLLRSIDDPRVRHLRRLADTLGVHVTVDEHLPYAAVGLIAQVRG, translated from the coding sequence ATGCCCACTCGGCCCGGCTCCCTGCTGCTCCCCGACCCCCTCGTCGGTCCCGCTTTCGGGTCCTACGCCGCCAGCGACGTGCGCTGGCTGCTCACCGACCTGAGCGCGGTGGCCCTGGAGGCGCCCCAGCGCGATCGGGAACGAGCCATCCAGTCCGGGCGGGCACACTACTCGGAGTCCTTGCCCGTGGAGTTCAGACCGGACCAGGACTATGTCGTGCTCTTTCGAGAGTTGACGACTGCGTGGGCGCCCGGTGTCGCCGAAGCCGTGGGCATCCTGGGGGATCGCATCCTGGCCCACCGAACATCACAACCGGTCCTGGTCAGCCTGGCCCGGGCAGGAACCCCGCTCGGCATCCTGGCGCGACGTTGGTTCCGCATCCGACACGGGTTGGACGTCCCGCACCTGACCATGTCGATCATTCGGGACAAGGGTCTCGACCCGGTCGCGCTGCGGTGGCTCGCGGCGAACCATCGCCTCGACGACATCGTGTTCGTCGATGGGTGGACCGGCAAAGGGGCCATCACACGCCAATTGGCCACTTCGGTCCGCGAGGCGAACGCCCGGCCCGGCGCCACCGGCTCGCTCGACCCTCAGCTCGCCGTCGTCGCCGACCCGGGTCGATGCACAGCGCTACACGGCACCACGGACGACATCCTGATCCCCTCGGCCTGTCTGAACGCCACCGTCAGTGGACTCGTCTCGCGCACGGTCCACAACGCCTCGCTCGGCCCAGGGCAGTTTCACGGCGCCAAGTTCTACCGGGAGCTGACCCACCATGACCAGAGCACGTTCTTCCTGGATGCGGTCACGACCCAGCTCGCGCACGTTGTCGTCGGGCGCCGGGCCGAGCAGCTCGGTCCGGCGCCGGACTGGCGGGGCTGGGAGGCCGTGACCCGGATCGCCGAGCGAAGGGGGATGACCGACCTGAACCTGATCAAGCCTGGCATCGGCGAGACCACTCGGGTGCTGCTGCGCCGATCACCACACGAGGTGCTGCTGCGCTCGATCGATGACCCACGGGTCAGGCACCTGCGGCGACTCGCGGACACCCTCGGGGTGCACGTCACCGTCGATGAGCACTTGCCGTACGCCGCCGTCGGTCTCATTGCCCAGGTCCGCGGGTGA
- a CDS encoding tyrosine-type recombinase/integrase, producing the protein MGTARRKSGVLAAEIEPYRQWLLEQGFRPGTVRTLLRNLSQLGVWLQQREMTGATIDAALVDEVFAQRRALGRRGVPGRLGTGRLLAFLDERGLLAPAPQEQPTALDLLLVEFRQRLFQERNLSASTVLRYERTARRFLSEQALREGVLRVGDLTGADVNAFLLRECSRVSAGSAKGRVAELRSLLRFCYLRQLLPMRLGAAVPPVGGWRLASIPVIVSAADVAAVIDSCDVSTLQGRRNRAIMLLVARLGLRSIEVARLELDDIDWRRGELTVRGKARRQDKLPLPSEVGEALSAYLVERGQVEGSRRVFFTCRAPRRPIRPDLVNDVVERACLAAGIRRFGPHRMRHALAGELLRKGAGLRAIGQVLRHQDLATTALYAKVDLDTLRGIALPWPGADR; encoded by the coding sequence ATGGGAACCGCGCGTCGCAAGTCTGGGGTGTTGGCGGCTGAGATCGAGCCGTATCGACAGTGGCTGCTCGAGCAGGGGTTCAGGCCCGGCACCGTCCGGACGCTGTTGCGCAATCTGTCGCAGCTTGGCGTCTGGCTGCAGCAGCGTGAGATGACGGGCGCGACCATCGACGCCGCGTTGGTGGATGAGGTGTTCGCGCAGCGACGGGCGTTGGGTCGACGAGGCGTTCCCGGGCGGCTCGGGACAGGTAGGTTGCTGGCGTTCCTGGACGAGCGCGGCCTGCTCGCACCGGCGCCGCAAGAGCAGCCCACGGCGCTTGACCTGCTGCTGGTGGAGTTCCGGCAGCGGCTGTTCCAGGAACGCAACCTGTCGGCGAGCACAGTCCTTCGCTATGAGAGGACCGCTCGGCGGTTCCTGTCGGAGCAGGCCCTGCGCGAGGGAGTACTTCGGGTCGGCGATCTGACCGGCGCGGACGTGAACGCGTTCCTGCTGCGGGAGTGCTCGCGGGTCTCGGCCGGGTCGGCGAAGGGCCGCGTCGCGGAGCTTCGGTCACTGCTGCGCTTCTGCTATCTGCGCCAGCTGCTCCCGATGCGATTGGGTGCCGCGGTGCCGCCAGTTGGGGGCTGGCGTCTGGCGTCCATCCCGGTGATCGTCAGCGCGGCCGACGTCGCAGCGGTGATCGACAGCTGCGACGTAAGCACACTGCAAGGTCGCCGGAACCGGGCGATCATGCTGTTGGTCGCACGGCTCGGGCTGCGCTCGATCGAGGTCGCCCGGCTCGAACTCGATGACATCGACTGGCGCCGCGGTGAGCTGACGGTGCGTGGCAAGGCCCGCCGCCAGGACAAGCTTCCCCTGCCCAGCGAGGTCGGTGAAGCCCTCAGCGCCTACCTCGTCGAGCGTGGCCAGGTCGAGGGCTCGCGGCGTGTGTTCTTCACCTGCCGCGCGCCGCGCCGGCCGATCCGCCCGGACCTGGTCAACGACGTCGTGGAGCGGGCCTGTCTGGCCGCCGGCATCAGGCGGTTCGGGCCGCACCGGATGCGGCATGCGCTGGCTGGTGAGCTACTCCGCAAGGGAGCGGGTCTGCGGGCGATTGGTCAGGTGCTGCGTCATCAGGACCTGGCCACCACTGCCCTCTACGCCAAGGTCGACCTGGACACGCTGCGTGGCATCGCGTTGCCCTGGCCAGGAGCCGACCGATGA